Proteins encoded by one window of Panicum virgatum strain AP13 unplaced genomic scaffold, P.virgatum_v5 scaffold_2465, whole genome shotgun sequence:
- the LOC120694057 gene encoding aspartic proteinase nepenthesin-1-like, whose translation MARPLLWLALLCASLTFTAACAGIRLELIHVDARANRTVAERMRRATERTHRRLASMGEVTAPVRWVETQYIAEYLIGDPPQRAEAIIDTGSNLIWTQCAGCRPGCFSQNLSFYDPSRSRTVQPVACNARACALGSETLCSRNRSACDVLTGYGAGAIAGVLGTEVFTFGSQNASLAFGCVTASRLTKGSLDGASGIIGLGRGALSLVSQLGDTKFSYCLTPYFSDAVNTSRLFVGASAGLSGNTPAASVPFVKNPSDDLFGTFYFLPLAGITVGKAKLDVPAAAFDLRQVAPGQWAGTLIDSGSPFTSLVDVAYQALKAELVRQLGASLVPPPARSGLDLCVAQGDAGKLVPPLVLHFGSGGGGASSDVVVPAENYWAPVDDTTACMVVFNSAGPNATLPINETTIIGNYMQQNMHLLYDLGNGVLSFQPADCSAM comes from the coding sequence ATGGCGAGACCCTTGCTCTGGCTGGCGCTCTTGTGCGCCTCCCTGACGTtcaccgccgcctgcgccggcaTCCGTCTCGAGCTCATCCACGTCGACGCCAGGGCGAACCGCACCGTGGCGGAGCGCATGCGCCGCGCCACCGAGCGCACCCACCGCCGGCTGGCGTCCATGGGCGAGGTGACCGCGCCCGTCCGCTGGGTGGAGACGCAGTACATCGCCGAGTACCTCATCGGCGACCCGCCACAGCGGGCCGAGGCCATCATCGACACCGGCAGCAACCTCATCTGGACGCAGTGCGCCGGCTGCCGCCCCGGCTGCTTCAGCCAGAACCTCTCCTTCTACGACCCGTCCCGGTCACGCACCGTCCAGCCCGTGGCGTGCAACGCCAGGGCGTGCGCCCTCGGCTCCGAGACCCTATGCTCGCGCAACAGGTCGGCGTGCGACGTCCTCACCGgctacggcgccggcgccatcgCCGGGGTCCTCGGCACGGAGGTCTTCACGTTCGGGTCGCAGAACGCGAGCCTCGCGTTCGGGTGCGTCACCGCGTCGAGGCTCACCAAGGGCTCCCTGGACGGCGCGTCCGGCATCATCGggctcggccgcggcgcgctctCGCTGGTCTCCCAGCTCGGCGACACCAAGTTCTCCTACTGCCTCACGCCCTACTTCAGCGACGCTGTCAACACGAGCCGCCTGTTCGTCGGCGCGTCCGCCGGCCTTAGCGGCAACACGCCGGCGGCCTCCGTGCCGTTCGTCAAGAACCCGAGCGATGACCTGTTCGGCACGTTCTACTTCCTGCCCCTGGCCGGGATCACGGTGGGGAAAGCCAAGCTCGACgtccccgcggcggcgttcgACCTCCGGCAGGTGGCGCCGGGGCAGTGGGCGGGCACGCTCATCGACTCCGGCTCCCCGTTCACGAGCCTCGTCGACGTGGCGTACCAGGCGCTGAAGGCGGAGCTGGTGCGGCAGCTCGGCGCCAGcctcgtgccgccgccggcaagaAGCGGCTTGGACCTGTGCGTGGCGCAGGGGGACGCCGGAAAGCTGGTACCGCCGCTGGTGCTCCACTttggaagcggcggcggcggagcttcgtCGGACGTGGTGGTGCCGGCGGAGAACTACTGGGCGCCCGTGGACGACACCACGGCGTGCATGGTGGTGTTCAACTCGGCGGGGCCGAACGCGACGCTGCCGATTAACGAGACGACCATCATCGGCAACTACATGCAGCAGAACATGCACCTGCTCTACGACCTCGGCAATGGCGTGCTCTCCTTCCAGCCGGCGGACTGCAGCGCCATGTGA